GGCAGGAATTCCGTCTGGGTAATCTTTTTTAAGGCCTTCTAAAACGTGATTGAGCATTTTAGGAGGAACCGGGTAATTTTTGGTTTTGACCAACAAGTCTTCCAGAGAAATCCCTTCGATGACATCGATGGGGTCGATGGCATTGCCCAGAGATTTCGACATTTTTCGGCCGTGAGCGTCTCGTACCATGGCATGCAAATAGATATCCCGAAACGGAACTTGCCCCATAAAATGCAAGCCAAACATCATCATGCGGGCCACCCAAAAGAAAAGAATGTCAAACCCCGTTTCCAGCACGCTGGTGGGGTAGAAGGTTTTCAGGTCGCTGGTTTCATGAGGCCAACCGAGTGTTGAGAACGGCCACAAAGCGGAAGAAAACCACGTATCCAAGACGTCTTCTTCTTGGCGATAGCGCTCTGGGCCAAATTTTTTGACGAGATCCTCACGGCTCGCGACGGAAATTTCACGCATTTCAGCATCGCTTAAGGAGTTCAAATCTCGATCCCCAAGCTTTTGCAGGTCGTAATAGACCGGAATGGGGTGTCCCCACCAAAGTTGACGCGAAATGCACCAATCTTGGATGTTCAAGAGAAAATGGTCGTAGGTTTTTTTCCAGCTTGCAGGCAAAATCCGAGTTTCGCCATTCTCAACCGCTTGATAGGCTTTTTGAGCCATCGAGTCCATGCGAATAAAGTATTGTTTGCTGAGCATGGGCTCAATATCTTCCCCAGAACGTGAGGATACCGAGACTTTGTGTTCGATGCTTTGAGCCCCTCGAACAAGACCCAACGCTTCTAAATCTTTTTTAATTTGGCTGCGCGCTTCTTGCCGAGTGAGGCCTTGGTAGGAACCTCCTTGATGGTTCACCTTGCCGTCTCGTGTGAAAATCGATATTTCCGCTAAACCATGGCGTTTCCCTGCGGCGTAGTCGTTTGGATCGTGCGCAGGCGTCATTTTGACCGCTCCGGTTCCAAAATCCACGTCAACCAGAGTGTCCGCGATGATCGGAATCACGCGGGATTCGAAAAACGGATGCCTGACCTGACGGCCTTGCAAATGTTTGTATCGAGGGTCGTCTGGATGAACCGCAATGGCGGTGTCGCCCAGCATGGTTTCGGGTCGGGTGGTTGCGACAACGATTTCTTCTTCGAGGCCGATGATTGGATAGGCAAAATGGAACAGCTCTCCTGTGCGGGCCACGTGCTCGACTTCTTCGTCGCTGAGCGCTGTCTGAGAACCCGGATCCCAGTTCACCAGGCGCTCTCCTCGGTAGATGAGGCCCTCGTCCCAAAGTCGCACAAAGGCTTCGTTAACGGCTTCGCAGAGTTCGGGATCCAGCGTGAATTTATGCCGGTTCCAATCCGCGGAAGCCCCCAACTGCTTCATTTGGTGAACAATGGTTTTGCCGTTTTGGTCAACCCATTGCCAAATTTTTTTCACAAATTCAGGACGACCGATTTCGTGGCGGGTTTTGCCTTCTTGTTTGAAGACTTCGCGCTCAACGACCGTTTGCGTCGCGATGCCCGCATGATCGGTTCCTGGGAGCCAAAGGGTCTTTCGCCCTTTCATGCGATGATAACGTACCAAAATATCTTGCAGTGTCACGAAAAGCGCATGCCCATTGTGAAGAACGCCTGTCACGTTGGGAGGCGGCATCATGACGGTGTAAGGCACACCGGTTTTTTCATCGGGTGAAAAGAAACCGGGCTTGTCAAAGAGTGCGCGCCATTTTAGCTCAAGGGTCTTTGCGTCGTATTTCGGATCCATGGGGTCTTTAAGATAGCACGCTCAGCTTAGGAGGAAAGACATGTTTCGAGTTCCGGGTAGACTTCTGGCTTTCATGTTCATCGCGCTATCCAGCATGGCGGAAAAATTCGAACTTTCAGAAGGCAGCATGAGCGCTGGCGGGCAGGCCATGCTGAACTATTCAAGTCCGGATATCAGCGACTGGAATGCCGATTATTTGAATTTAGGAGTGGCCGTAAACGGGGGCTTTTTCTTTTTGAAGAATTTGGCTGGGGTGGTCGATGCACAACTGACGGGCCAAATTTCCGATAGAATGGAATCCAAGCGGCGCTATCAATTTGCAACCGGAATCTGGTATGCTGTGGATACGAAGAGCAACTATTACCCCTATGTTCAGCTGCTGGGGTACGTTTCGAACGTCGCCAGTGGCTGGTCTGCTGGACTGATGCCTTCACTTGGATTATTGGTAGGGCTCTCTGCGCAGCTGGCGCTCGATTTTGGGTTTATCTCTCGGATCGATTTTGCGATTTCGCGGGAAGGGTCGACGGCCCTTGAGTTGGGAACTGGTTTTGTCGGGATTCGAGCGTTTTTCTAGAGGAGTTGCATACATGGTACTCAGAGGCTTTATTTGGCTGCTGCCCGCAGCGTTGGCGGTTGCGCAAGACAAGCGTGTGCAGCCTTTCACGGAGCCGCCCAAAATAGATTGGACGACCGAGCAAAAATCAAAACTTGAAAAAGGCGAACTCGTCTTCATCGAACGGCAAGAAGACCGGCCTGGTTCACGGTATTATCGAGAGGGAAGTGCGGGCTTTCGGCTGGATGCGAGCTTTGAGCGGGTTTGGAAAGTGCTCGGCGATTTTGAAAAATACCCGGATTGGGCGTATAAAATCGCATCGGCTGAAGACTATGAACCCGCGCAGAAGAAAGACGGCCACCGGTATTTGGAGTTTAAGGCAGCGGTGGTTGGAAAGAAGTATTACGTCGATCACGACCTTTCGAACCAAGAAAAGGGTTGGATTGTTTGGCAAACCGATCACGCGAAAGCCAATGATTGTGTGTTGGATACAGCGGGAGTGTGGCGCTTAGAACCGGTCAAAAATACGCTTGAAAAAACGGATGTGTTCTATTCGGGAAAAGTGGTCTTAAACAAGCTTTGTGCCAAGGGGTTTCTGGGGATGGGTGGCTTCAATGGCCAAGATATGGCGAAGCAGATGCATCAAGAGCTGAAGAAGCGCGTATCGTCCAAATGATGGCTCAAAAAAGCCTACGGAATCTGATCTGGGTTGGCTTTGGGTGGATCGCGTCCTTTGGGCTTTGGGCGGAATTGAAACCGTACGAAGCAGAACCGCCGGATATCGTCCTCACCGCCCCACAGCAAGCAAATATGGCAGCGGGGAAGCTGGTCTATGTGATGGATCATACGCTGGGCCAGCTCAAAGAAGTGGCGATCGCTTTTCGAGTGAAAGCGTCTCCTGAGAAAGTTTGGCGTGTTTTGAGTGACTTTGGTCAGTATCCCCAATGGTCGTACCGTGTTGGAAGTGCGGTGGGACAATTTTTGGGGAATGATCACTGGTTGGTCGACTTTACAACCCATCTCAAGCAACACTATTATCTCGTTCACCATGTTCCCATGAAAGATTGGCTGAGCTGGCATACCGATCATTCTCAATTGAACGATTGCGTGTTGGATACGGTTGGATTTTGGCGCGTGAAAGCGGTCGAGGGTTTCGATCATCTTTCCGATGTATTTTGGTACGGGAGGATGCGTTTCAGCAGACTGTGTGCGAACGGAATTTTTGAAATCGGAGGATTTGATGCGCGCAGCATGGGGCAGATCATTTACAAAAACCTTCGTTTGCAGGCAGAGTCTCTGTTGATTTCTGGCCCTGATCCTAAGCACACCGTTTTGCCGATCGAGCCATAACTTGCTACGTTGGCTGCGCGCCTCTTCGAAATCGTAGATGTCAGGTAACTGCATAAAGAATAGAAGTGTAGCACACGAGGCTGTAGCTCAAATTATCCAAACGTAGGAGATAGCAAGCTTGAATGAGTGCCGAAGGCGATAGCTGCTTTCGGCCTGAACTAGAAAGCGATTTCATTCTTTGGGTGGATCATGTTTTGATTTTCTTAGCAATAAGCTCCAAAGTTTACGAAAGTAATTTAGAAGCTCATTTATTACAGTGCGTCTAAACGCCATAATTTATTTTGGCGGGCATCGCTGTTGAACCCGGACAATTTCTTGACTGGTTATCTAAAGAAGAGTAGAGATTTTATCAGATTGTTGACGTTGCTAAAAAAACCAGTTTTTCTAATTCTCGATCTGGATAAAATCTAGTCCTATAGTGGGGTAGATTACGATTTTTCCAACAGAATCAAAAGCTGTTTTATATTTCCTAGGGGAAGGTGAGGTGTCATATGGTTATTCTATTTATTCTTCTGTTCTGTCTTTCTCCTCTGGCTGAAGCTCAGCTTTGGACCCTTCAAAATGCAAATCAGCCCTATGTATGGTGTGATTCTTACAAGAATCATCGTTGGGATGATTGGTCTTGGTCTACCTCTGATCCCGAGGAAGACAAATGCCGCTCTCGTCTCTGGAAATTGAAGGTGGAAAATTTCGGGGCCTCTAACAACCCTTGTTTTAAGGAAATATGGGGATTGCTGGAGCCTCAGTCTGGGACCGTGTCTTTTGTCAATGTGTCCATGGCCTATATTCAAGACATGTCTATTGCTAAAAGGCTTGTTGCCTTGGCTGGAAATGGCGCAAAGATTTTTGTGCAGCAAAATGCGAAACCAGAGCAAAACAGTGACGGACAAGATAACTTCTGCGCTATTAAGGTTCGAGAATTTTTTAAATCGAATGAAGGAATCCCCAACTTCAGTTGGGCTCTTAAAAATCTTGGTGAGTACAACCTATATCACCCCAAAATTCTTCAGGTGACCCATGTTGATGAAGGAGGCGTTCAGCAGCATTTTCTGCTCCAGGGGTCGTATAATTTTAACCCTGCGGCTTGGAAAAGCAATGTGGAGGTGATTACGATTCTTAAAAATTCTGGAAACCCACCCCTGAACCCTCTTCTTGAGCAACCATCTGAGACTTTAGGAGAGTGGACGGTGCTTCATCCTTTGTTGGATTGTCTTCCTCAGAATGTCCGGCCCTTGGCATGGAATGATCTTCATAGTGCAGCCTCTTACCCGCCAGGTAACGCTGTATCGCCTGGTTACAAAAATAATCGCTGTTTTAGAATGATATATAACTTGTTAAATCCAGAAGATAAAACACATATTTCTGTAGAAGTGAAAACAGGATATTTCGAAGACAAAAAGCTCGCTCAAATGCTAAAAACACTTATTGACCAGGGGGTTTCCGTTTCTGTAGAGGCGGATCAATCGAAAATATCAGGCATTGATTCGGAAGCGATTCGAACAGAAATCAATGAGCTAAACGCGAAAAAAAAGAACCCGGATGATCCGAAGTTAAAACGCTTGATTTCTGAACTCAAAAAAATTGATGCAATTCAATACATCAAGACTTTGTTGGGTGAAAATGCTACATTCTACGATAAATTTCCTTCGGGTGGCATTTACCACCCTAAATATATGAAGGTTATGTTTGAGAAAAAGGAAGCCGATGAAAAGACATACGTTTATACCTACATCATCGTAGGGTCTTATAACTTTACAGTGGCTGCGTGGCGATTGAACCAAGAGTCTATGACGGTTCTCCTGAAGAAGGAAGAAAAGAAGAAGCAAGAAAAACCTGCTGTATTGTCAGAAGCCCTGGCTGCCACCGATGCAAAGAAACTAGAGGCAGAATTCGAAAAACTAGAGATTCCATCGTTTTCTCAAGGCGTCGTTTCTGGACGACAGAGTACTCGGTCCTTGGATAAGAGTTCTCAGTTGGAGGATGTTGATTCCTTTCTGCCAATGCCGATGGGCACAGGAATTATCGGAGAGCAGCAAAAACTTGGGGGTCTTCTAGAATTTCTTGCCTCGAATAGAATGCTATGAGTCCCGGCATGCTTTCTGGTGGGCTTGTAGGCAGGGCTGTAATGAGTGGGACTCCAAATTACCTTCGTGAACTTTCACGGGGGTAGTTCGCTCTCATGTGTCGGGTGTCACCCAACGTTATTGCTTCCTAAATCAAGTGCGCCTCTAAATTACTTTCTTTTACTCCAAGTGAAATATTCACGACGAAGCTCTAAAATACGCATTCTGTTTCCGAATAGCTAGGATTTTAATCTCCTTGAATTAGTAGCTCTAACGGGTGATCGAGCATCCAAACGCCTAAAATTCTGATAAGCCGTGTGAAAAGTTCGCGTCAATCAATTCAAGAACCCCTCAGGTCTTCTAAAAAAAGCTCCATCTGATGTTCGTCTTTGAGGCTTTCAAAACGGGCTGCAGGGGGGTAAGATACTACGTGTCCTTCGTGCGTGTTGAGCCAGGCAATCGGATCGCTGACTCGAACAAGCGATTACCGAGCAGGATGTTCTCATGGTCTAAGATCACTTCTTTTTTGTCGATCGGGGAATGGATTGCTTCGTTGGCTACGCCGACGATGTTCTAGTTAGACAGAAGTCTCATGAGCCCACTACCGGACCCGGCTTTTCACGAAATCCTGCAATGTAAAATTGCAGGATTTTGCAGGATTAATGAAGCGTGATATTTTTCAGATGATCAGCGCGCTTCTATTTCTTGAGTTTTTTCAAGAAGATTGCTTGAATCAAGGAGGCTTCTTCCATTCTAGAGAAAAGGGTTGCAGCCGCATAAAACCCAATGCTTGAAGTCAGAGCGAGGCCCAATATAGCGCTATTTTTGAGCGTGGGGCCTTCTTGCCAGCTTCCCCAAGAACAAATGCCGTAGGCGATGGCTCCCATGAAGGCAGACAAAATCATTTGTTGAAGCATGGATCGAATGAGTACTCGCCCGCCTAAGAGTCCGATTTTGCGTTTGAGAAAGAACGCAAGTAAGAAAGCTTGAATAAAACTCGACAACGTGAGCGAGCCGGCGAGCCCCACCACTTCATAAGGCATTAATAAAACTCCAAGGGCGAAGTTGACCAGCAGAACGACCGTTGCCACCAAGACGGGAGTACGCATGTCTTGAAGCGCGTAAAACGCTTGAACGGTTGTGCGGCAGAAAGCAACGGTAATAAGTCCGGGCGCAAAAGCGATGGTTGCCCAAGCGGTCAGCTCAGTGGCCTGCCAATCGTAAGCTCCGTGAAAGAAAAGCACGGAAACAATCGGAAGGCCGATCGTGGTTAAACCGATCGAGGCTGGAATCGTAATAAAATTCGTGAGCCGAGTGGAGAAATTCCAGGTCTGAAGGAGCTTGGCATGATCCTGGGATTGTTCGCTCATGGCAGGCAGTGTGGCGGTTGCAATCGAGATGGCAAAGATTCCCAAAGCCAGCTGCATGATTCGATCCGCCGTGCTGTAGCAAGTGATCTGACCTTCGGGCAGATAGCTTCCCAGCTGCCGTAAGACCATGAGGTTGATTTGGTAGATGGCGACCCCAAAAACCGAAGGGAGAAGCATGCGGAGTAATTTTTCCAA
This window of the Myxococcaceae bacterium genome carries:
- the murJ gene encoding murein biosynthesis integral membrane protein MurJ — protein: MSPISHSELTKNAGVVAFFTTLSRFAGLIRDMVTAHLFGANAVMDAFNIAFTIPNTLRRFVAEGALTVAFIPVYTEVLRTDGLEEAKKFYRSVLGLLLITLTLLVLVGILGASYWVYAFASGFAKHAGQLELATSLTRWMFVYVFFISFVALAMGALNSHKHFSTPAFSPVLLNVSMVGCSIYFYTAFQQPIYSLALGVILGGILQLAAQLPTLARYGLLLKPSFQFHSKPLEKLLRMLLPSVFGVAIYQINLMVLRQLGSYLPEGQITCYSTADRIMQLALGIFAISIATATLPAMSEQSQDHAKLLQTWNFSTRLTNFITIPASIGLTTIGLPIVSVLFFHGAYDWQATELTAWATIAFAPGLITVAFCRTTVQAFYALQDMRTPVLVATVVLLVNFALGVLLMPYEVVGLAGSLTLSSFIQAFLLAFFLKRKIGLLGGRVLIRSMLQQMILSAFMGAIAYGICSWGSWQEGPTLKNSAILGLALTSSIGFYAAATLFSRMEEASLIQAIFLKKLKK
- a CDS encoding valine--tRNA ligase, with the translated sequence MDPKYDAKTLELKWRALFDKPGFFSPDEKTGVPYTVMMPPPNVTGVLHNGHALFVTLQDILVRYHRMKGRKTLWLPGTDHAGIATQTVVEREVFKQEGKTRHEIGRPEFVKKIWQWVDQNGKTIVHQMKQLGASADWNRHKFTLDPELCEAVNEAFVRLWDEGLIYRGERLVNWDPGSQTALSDEEVEHVARTGELFHFAYPIIGLEEEIVVATTRPETMLGDTAIAVHPDDPRYKHLQGRQVRHPFFESRVIPIIADTLVDVDFGTGAVKMTPAHDPNDYAAGKRHGLAEISIFTRDGKVNHQGGSYQGLTRQEARSQIKKDLEALGLVRGAQSIEHKVSVSSRSGEDIEPMLSKQYFIRMDSMAQKAYQAVENGETRILPASWKKTYDHFLLNIQDWCISRQLWWGHPIPVYYDLQKLGDRDLNSLSDAEMREISVASREDLVKKFGPERYRQEEDVLDTWFSSALWPFSTLGWPHETSDLKTFYPTSVLETGFDILFFWVARMMMFGLHFMGQVPFRDIYLHAMVRDAHGRKMSKSLGNAIDPIDVIEGISLEDLLVKTKNYPVPPKMLNHVLEGLKKDYPDGIPASGADGLRLSLAMLSGQGQDVKLAIPRVSGYRAFLNKVWNATRFVLMRIGPEPILPLTQVQELFMLEDRFILSRLQQVIEQVDKSLSHYEFSVASDALYQFFWTEVCDWYIELAKIRMDSPAVRSILVELVSTSVRLLHPFCPFVSEEIWSHLPGTEGTCSFASFPVANRAYLDPAAEKSFAQLQEVIGMIRNARQESNLPAQKRLSAVILAEQSADLDFLAEQKEALLRLALLDSVDFRTRQDYTTPRFAATHTNGLYDIVLPLEGLLDLATETRRLQKELEKITQERKGLEQRLQSPGFIAKAPVEILEQYRKQQSLLAEREGQISDSLNRLKNG
- a CDS encoding SRPBCC family protein — protein: MMAQKSLRNLIWVGFGWIASFGLWAELKPYEAEPPDIVLTAPQQANMAAGKLVYVMDHTLGQLKEVAIAFRVKASPEKVWRVLSDFGQYPQWSYRVGSAVGQFLGNDHWLVDFTTHLKQHYYLVHHVPMKDWLSWHTDHSQLNDCVLDTVGFWRVKAVEGFDHLSDVFWYGRMRFSRLCANGIFEIGGFDARSMGQIIYKNLRLQAESLLISGPDPKHTVLPIEP